From Bacteroidia bacterium, a single genomic window includes:
- the ltrA gene encoding group II intron reverse transcriptase/maturase, with the protein MDMGKSVPVTEEMVKVAYKKVRANKGSAGVDEVSIEDFDKNKEGNLYKIWNRLSSGSYFPPPVKEVEIPKGDGKVRKLGIPTVGDRIAQMVIKDYLEPRLEKEFSPNSYGYRPLKSTHGALAQVRRNCWLYNWVIDLDIKGFFDNISHEKLLLAIDRHVKEAWLKMYIKRWLEMPIEKANGELIYKNGKGTPQGGVISPLLANLFLHYALDKWLMKTCRNVRFVRYADDVIVHCKNKEQAELVLSMIRTRLEECELELHPEKTKIVYCKDHKRTGDYENVKFDFLGFSFKPRPSKTKAGYLFLGFDLAISTKSRKRILEEIRKTSIQRWSTRTIEEIAKELNPKIRGWINYYGKYRPSKLASIFKQFHKRLIKWMKNKYKSLLRSTRRAYSLLKEMQQTQPSLFVHWASGYR; encoded by the coding sequence ATGGACATGGGAAAGTCAGTACCAGTAACAGAAGAAATGGTGAAGGTAGCTTACAAGAAGGTAAGAGCGAACAAAGGTAGTGCAGGCGTAGATGAAGTAAGTATCGAAGATTTCGATAAGAATAAAGAAGGCAATCTGTACAAAATTTGGAATCGTCTATCATCTGGTAGCTATTTTCCACCACCAGTAAAAGAAGTGGAGATACCCAAAGGAGATGGAAAAGTCCGAAAATTGGGGATACCAACAGTAGGGGACAGGATAGCACAAATGGTGATAAAAGATTACCTTGAACCAAGATTAGAGAAGGAATTTAGCCCTAATTCATACGGATACCGACCATTAAAAAGCACTCATGGAGCATTAGCACAAGTGAGGCGAAATTGTTGGCTGTACAATTGGGTGATAGACCTTGACATAAAAGGGTTCTTTGATAACATAAGCCATGAGAAGTTATTATTAGCCATAGACAGACATGTAAAAGAGGCATGGTTAAAAATGTATATTAAGCGATGGCTTGAAATGCCAATAGAAAAGGCAAATGGAGAGCTGATATACAAAAATGGAAAAGGAACGCCGCAGGGCGGTGTAATCAGTCCATTGTTAGCAAATTTGTTTCTACATTATGCTTTGGATAAATGGTTAATGAAAACATGCAGAAATGTGAGATTTGTTCGTTACGCAGATGATGTAATAGTTCATTGCAAAAACAAAGAACAAGCAGAGTTGGTATTAAGTATGATAAGGACGAGATTAGAGGAATGTGAACTCGAATTGCATCCCGAAAAGACGAAAATTGTTTATTGCAAAGACCATAAGCGAACAGGAGATTATGAAAATGTCAAATTTGATTTTCTTGGATTCAGTTTTAAACCGAGACCATCAAAGACAAAAGCAGGATATTTGTTTCTTGGTTTTGATTTAGCAATAAGCACAAAGTCGAGGAAGCGAATATTAGAGGAAATAAGAAAGACGAGTATACAAAGATGGAGTACCCGCACGATAGAAGAAATAGCCAAAGAGCTAAATCCGAAAATACGAGGCTGGATAAACTACTATGGTAAATATCGTCCTTCCAAACTTGCCTCAATATTCAAGCAGTTTCACAAGAGACTAATAAAATGGATGAAAAACAAATACAAAAGTTTGCTACGTAGCACGAGAAGAGCATATTCATTGCTGAAAGAAATGCAACAAACGCAACCGTCTTTATTTGTTCATTGGGCATCAGGTTACAGGTAA
- a CDS encoding T9SS type A sorting domain-containing protein — protein MKKIIFLTMLTFLGDIVNAQWTTQFSGTSTFLTSVFFPSPDTGYITKENGGLLKTVNGGTNWSVVSPVGTASYISFTSNDTGYSIYANKILKTTNGATSWTIKNTTATFYYFRSIFFADNNTGYVLGTDSSASTCYIYKTINAGENWFLQSSISLDMVMSIPNIFFTDINNGYLVNYSSNIYKTTDGGLNWSTQIIDPTGYTAIYSIHFPSFNIGYAVGMSYSTGIAIYKTTDAGLTWTSQLTDETNPLYSVYFTNDNIGYAVGGNGINSGTVIKTIDGGNIWSLATIQSQTFNSVCFPNNNTGYAVGTNGTIIKYFDNSSDIGNENPLPLNNSSFIYPNPTTGKLNITISKSQINAINNDINIYNSLGENIYSFRTFMTNFEIDLSSQPKGIYFVKFNDGKKIYSEKVLIK, from the coding sequence ATGAAAAAAATAATCTTTTTGACAATGCTTACTTTTTTGGGAGACATTGTTAATGCACAATGGACTACACAATTTTCAGGGACTTCAACTTTTTTAACAAGTGTATTTTTCCCTTCTCCTGATACTGGATATATAACAAAAGAAAATGGCGGACTTTTAAAAACAGTAAATGGTGGTACTAATTGGTCTGTTGTTTCTCCTGTAGGAACTGCAAGTTATATTTCTTTCACATCCAATGATACTGGCTATTCAATATATGCCAATAAAATATTAAAAACAACAAATGGTGCAACTTCTTGGACAATAAAAAATACTACTGCAACATTTTATTATTTCCGTTCAATATTTTTTGCAGATAATAATACTGGATATGTTTTGGGTACTGACAGCAGCGCTAGTACTTGTTATATTTATAAAACTATAAATGCCGGTGAGAATTGGTTTTTACAATCTTCTATTTCTTTAGATATGGTTATGTCTATTCCTAATATTTTTTTTACAGATATAAATAATGGTTACCTTGTAAATTATTCTTCGAATATATACAAAACAACTGATGGTGGACTAAATTGGTCAACTCAAATCATTGATCCTACTGGATATACAGCGATTTACTCTATACATTTTCCTTCTTTTAACATTGGTTATGCAGTTGGTATGAGTTATTCAACAGGAATTGCCATTTATAAAACAACTGATGCAGGTTTGACATGGACATCACAATTGACAGATGAAACAAATCCTCTTTACTCGGTTTATTTTACAAACGACAATATTGGATATGCAGTAGGTGGTAATGGCATTAATTCTGGTACAGTAATAAAAACAATAGATGGTGGCAATATCTGGTCTTTAGCTACTATACAATCACAAACTTTCAATTCTGTATGTTTTCCTAATAATAATACAGGCTATGCCGTTGGGACTAATGGAACAATAATCAAATATTTTGATAATAGTTCAGACATTGGAAATGAAAATCCATTACCATTAAATAATTCATCTTTTATTTATCCCAATCCTACGACTGGAAAGCTAAATATTACAATTTCAAAATCTCAAATAAATGCTATAAATAATGACATAAATATTTACAATTCTCTTGGCGAGAACATTTATTCATTCAGAACTTTTATGACAAATTTCGAAATCGATTTATCAAGTCAACCTAAAGGAATATACTTTGTTAAATTTAATGATGGTAAGAAAATATATTCAGAAAAAGTATTAATAAAGTAA
- a CDS encoding T9SS type A sorting domain-containing protein: protein MRKIIFLILFVNVYINSFAQSGTENMLKYWHYRNRLNYFVIPGTRQGESEIISQRNDFTEDVGLHPDPFHKISSNGQHGVYFGYYLSMLATEYKLLSDNGQTNEAANTLHEINLALNQFANYMDRCENYWGYPDVEDGFFVSENMPSNPCNFLDTIASNGHTTNGERHLDLLNKNLTLANNVWNSTTNTFGLPAGHPGYTDFIDSRTCYDGETTKKAMTQDEVIGVLQGLAFVRRYCPINSWEYSKSKSIACNIITFVRNEYEDNGVIPIRWLIFEPDGIPVHNPNNSWIWWALGPGDARRYAFGFIKAANYFDNTCNNNYADPEAGLDEANWEPIGLHHSGVVWNNSMSATLAAIGKSWHVGITINLGCCWNWCPSWLPCVHIPAYIPATGWGIKNVTSYYNSETFYLMIYEALHNKSTTYMSQSKALTQINSAPCEGPYNYGNGNRPTDDIWGGWSGSYRWRDIITEQQGCCDPNGNYNGLDFMIFYNLYQIIYGGISYENYNDRYLLGNVNTPQNLVAFNSITSTQIIDSQTLPWVNYKAGEQIELKPGFHAQEGSTFHAYIEPVGCGENFITDTIPQPTTFESTSEDTCITVNLPAMPCGYDTLHFNGIDGDTLDQYTYIWNFGTSANPQFSNIKNPSVYYANPGTYQIIISLTDTATQTGYRLCMNIVKPPCTDIPDTSGTPIEKRINNNASNQEFFNSNGNYKINVFPNPTLGILYVTCSDKNISFSVEISDILKNRLYLKDNFSGNTQFDLSSNPKGIYFVKVITSDGNIFVSKVVNQ, encoded by the coding sequence ATGAGAAAAATAATTTTCTTAATATTATTTGTTAATGTTTACATTAATTCTTTTGCTCAAAGTGGAACTGAAAACATGCTCAAATACTGGCATTATCGAAATCGTTTAAATTATTTTGTAATACCTGGCACAAGACAAGGTGAAAGTGAAATAATTTCTCAAAGGAATGATTTTACCGAAGACGTTGGTCTTCATCCTGACCCCTTTCATAAAATTAGTTCAAATGGGCAACATGGTGTTTATTTTGGCTATTATTTAAGTATGCTTGCAACTGAATATAAATTATTATCGGATAACGGGCAAACAAATGAAGCTGCAAATACTTTACATGAAATTAATTTGGCATTAAATCAATTTGCTAATTATATGGATAGATGCGAAAATTATTGGGGATATCCTGATGTTGAAGATGGTTTTTTTGTAAGTGAAAATATGCCAAGTAATCCTTGCAATTTTTTGGATACAATTGCAAGTAATGGACATACTACTAATGGTGAAAGGCATTTGGATTTATTAAATAAAAATTTAACACTTGCTAACAATGTTTGGAATAGTACTACCAATACATTTGGTTTACCCGCAGGGCATCCCGGTTATACTGATTTTATTGACTCACGTACTTGTTATGATGGAGAAACTACAAAAAAAGCAATGACTCAAGATGAAGTCATAGGAGTATTGCAGGGATTAGCTTTTGTAAGAAGGTATTGCCCTATAAATAGTTGGGAGTATTCGAAAAGTAAATCTATTGCATGTAATATAATTACTTTTGTTAGGAATGAATATGAAGATAATGGAGTTATACCAATTCGTTGGTTAATTTTTGAACCTGATGGAATTCCTGTACATAATCCGAATAACTCTTGGATATGGTGGGCATTAGGCCCGGGTGATGCAAGACGCTATGCTTTTGGTTTTATTAAGGCTGCTAATTATTTTGATAATACTTGCAATAACAATTATGCTGACCCTGAAGCTGGTTTAGATGAAGCAAATTGGGAACCAATTGGATTACACCATAGTGGTGTTGTTTGGAATAATAGTATGTCTGCTACTCTTGCTGCAATTGGAAAATCTTGGCATGTAGGTATAACTATTAATTTAGGATGTTGCTGGAACTGGTGTCCATCTTGGTTACCATGTGTTCATATTCCTGCTTATATCCCTGCAACAGGGTGGGGTATTAAAAATGTTACTTCTTATTATAATAGTGAAACATTTTATTTAATGATTTATGAAGCTTTACATAATAAAAGTACAACATATATGAGTCAATCTAAAGCATTAACACAAATAAACAGCGCACCATGTGAAGGCCCTTATAATTATGGAAATGGAAATCGTCCTACTGACGATATTTGGGGTGGATGGAGTGGCTCTTATAGATGGCGCGATATAATTACTGAACAACAAGGTTGTTGTGATCCAAATGGAAATTATAATGGTCTTGATTTTATGATATTTTATAATCTATATCAAATTATTTATGGTGGTATTTCCTACGAGAATTATAATGACAGGTATTTATTGGGAAATGTTAATACTCCTCAAAATTTAGTTGCATTTAATTCAATTACATCAACACAGATTATAGACTCTCAAACATTACCATGGGTAAACTATAAAGCAGGTGAACAAATTGAATTAAAACCCGGATTTCATGCTCAAGAAGGTTCAACTTTTCATGCTTATATTGAACCAGTTGGTTGTGGTGAAAACTTCATAACAGATACAATACCACAACCTACTACATTTGAATCAACTTCAGAAGATACCTGTATTACTGTTAATTTACCTGCAATGCCTTGCGGGTATGATACATTACATTTTAATGGTATTGACGGCGATACCCTTGACCAATATACTTATATCTGGAATTTTGGTACCAGTGCCAATCCTCAGTTTTCAAATATTAAAAATCCATCTGTATATTATGCCAACCCCGGCACTTATCAAATAATTATTTCTCTAACAGATACTGCAACACAAACAGGCTACAGGTTATGTATGAACATTGTTAAACCACCGTGTACAGATATACCTGATACCTCTGGTACACCAATTGAGAAAAGAATTAATAATAATGCTTCAAATCAGGAATTTTTTAATTCAAACGGGAATTATAAAATTAACGTATTTCCAAACCCCACATTAGGAATTCTATATGTTACTTGTTCTGATAAAAATATTTCCTTCTCCGTTGAAATTTCTGATATTTTAAAAAACAGATTGTATTTAAAAGATAATTTTTCAGGAAATACTCAGTTTGATTTATCCTCAAATCCTAAAGGAATATATTTTGTAAAAGTAATTACATCTGATGGAAATATTTTTGTTAGCAAAGTCGTAAATCAATAA
- a CDS encoding tyrosine-type recombinase/integrase produces the protein MAVKTQTFASWSQTNNKWYIYESEFNRNKIYSGLGNLAYFDFSAIDKKSPDLSIDTNEFDKPKSEKKVKHFKPFSDDYSGKISEFKSWMKHKRYSEATINNYTECLKVFLSFIWPKPLIEINNSDMINFVNEYIINKKLSYAYQNQVINGAKIFFKEIVKCEFEVDKIERPRTQHKLPNVLSKEEVSLILKSHANIKHSTMLSLIYACGLRRSELLNLKPLDVNSKRGLLMIRNAKGNKDRVVPITIKIIEMLREYFRLYKPKVWLFEGNAPGERYSEQSLQSILKQALEKTKITKPVTLHWLRHSYATHLLESGTDLRYIQELLGHRSSKTTEIYTHVSSHYLQKIKSPYDDLF, from the coding sequence ATGGCAGTTAAAACTCAAACTTTTGCAAGTTGGAGTCAAACAAATAATAAATGGTATATATACGAAAGTGAATTTAATAGAAATAAAATTTATTCAGGTTTAGGTAATCTAGCTTACTTTGATTTTTCTGCTATAGATAAAAAATCGCCAGATTTATCAATTGATACAAATGAATTTGATAAACCAAAATCTGAGAAAAAAGTTAAGCATTTTAAACCCTTTTCTGATGATTATTCAGGAAAAATATCTGAATTCAAATCATGGATGAAGCATAAACGATATAGCGAAGCAACAATAAACAATTATACTGAATGTCTTAAAGTTTTTTTATCATTTATCTGGCCAAAACCTTTAATTGAAATAAATAACAGTGACATGATTAATTTTGTTAACGAGTATATTATAAATAAAAAATTAAGTTATGCGTATCAAAATCAGGTTATTAATGGAGCTAAAATATTTTTCAAAGAAATTGTAAAATGTGAATTTGAGGTAGATAAAATAGAAAGACCAAGAACTCAGCATAAATTGCCAAATGTATTAAGTAAAGAAGAGGTATCATTAATTTTAAAATCTCATGCAAACATTAAACACAGTACAATGTTAAGTTTAATATATGCATGTGGTTTACGCAGAAGTGAGTTATTAAATTTAAAACCTTTAGATGTTAATAGTAAGCGTGGATTGTTAATGATAAGAAATGCTAAAGGGAATAAAGATAGAGTTGTTCCAATTACAATAAAAATAATTGAAATGTTAAGAGAATACTTTCGTTTATACAAACCAAAAGTTTGGCTTTTTGAAGGAAATGCTCCAGGCGAAAGGTATAGCGAACAGAGTTTACAAAGTATTTTAAAGCAAGCTTTAGAAAAAACTAAAATAACCAAGCCAGTAACTTTACATTGGTTACGTCACAGTTATGCAACGCATTTATTAGAATCGGGAACTGATTTACGCTATATTCAGGAATTGCTTGGTCATAGAAGTTCGAAAACAACCGAAATATATACACATGTAAGTTCTCATTACTTACAAAAAATCAAATCACCTTACGATGATTTGTTTTAG
- a CDS encoding T9SS type A sorting domain-containing protein has translation MKTIYRLFIGIFILILNSNEIKAQIDSTTFYTNEGSLFCQVPAIPTFNINYYGNFQHIADFNVDFGDGQSAQFSSGTGYFNHVFTHSYSTAGSYQATLTITESGQIFTCTIPIIISNTCGVVSGNIYNDFNNNCTLDGGETAYSYQRADLYQNNQFIEYVYSDISGQYEFPNVPIGYNYTVYPRNQYSPSINLIDFCPQSIQINTIPSTSNNFGYYCSPTGFNFASIIHPTGCIPGQSRVMGVTTYNFTCNSPLTATVKILLDPLLTYDNSVTSSIPITISGDTLIYQVTFNSNAFVSNYFNVITSTTATIGDTVCVNILTTPIIGDLNPNNNTGEFCFPVVTSWDPNDKAVFPRGAGAAGNISPTQELIYTINFQNTGTYYAYNIYIDDTLDSDLDINSLRILSSSHYMYTTWPAPNVIRFNFENIFLPDSSIDLNGSMGHVVYSIDPKPALPIGTQITNSAAIYFDYNAPVITNSTLNTISMPTQIQITPELQSTFDVYPNPVVNDAIILINNTGIYSIEVVNITGEIIKTISDISSGESYINLKELGSGIYLIRLVDNNNQTTGLKKIVVQ, from the coding sequence ATGAAAACAATTTACAGATTATTTATCGGAATTTTTATTTTAATTCTAAATTCTAATGAAATAAAAGCCCAGATTGATTCTACAACATTTTACACCAATGAAGGATCTTTATTTTGCCAGGTTCCTGCTATTCCAACTTTTAATATTAATTATTATGGCAATTTTCAGCATATTGCTGACTTTAATGTAGATTTTGGTGACGGACAATCAGCTCAATTTAGCTCAGGTACAGGTTATTTTAACCACGTTTTTACACATTCTTATTCAACTGCAGGATCGTATCAGGCTACTTTAACAATTACAGAAAGTGGTCAAATATTTACTTGCACTATACCGATTATAATAAGCAACACATGCGGAGTTGTTAGCGGAAATATTTATAATGATTTTAATAATAACTGCACATTAGATGGTGGAGAAACAGCTTACTCTTATCAGCGCGCAGATCTTTATCAAAACAATCAATTTATTGAATATGTTTATTCTGATATATCAGGTCAATATGAATTTCCAAATGTTCCAATAGGATATAATTATACTGTTTATCCAAGAAATCAATATTCTCCTTCTATAAATCTTATCGATTTCTGTCCGCAATCAATTCAGATAAACACAATACCTTCTACGTCAAATAATTTTGGTTATTATTGTTCTCCAACCGGTTTTAACTTTGCCAGCATTATTCATCCAACAGGCTGCATTCCTGGCCAATCAAGGGTTATGGGGGTTACAACTTACAATTTCACTTGTAATTCGCCTTTAACAGCAACAGTTAAAATATTACTCGATCCGTTATTAACCTATGATAATTCGGTAACATCATCGATTCCAATAACTATTAGTGGTGATACGCTAATATATCAGGTTACCTTTAATTCAAACGCTTTTGTTTCCAATTATTTTAATGTTATAACAAGTACAACTGCTACAATTGGCGATACCGTTTGTGTAAATATTTTAACTACACCAATAATCGGAGATCTTAATCCTAATAACAATACAGGTGAATTTTGTTTTCCGGTAGTAACTTCATGGGATCCAAATGATAAAGCGGTATTCCCCAGAGGTGCAGGTGCAGCCGGAAATATATCGCCAACACAAGAACTTATTTACACAATAAATTTCCAGAATACAGGAACATATTATGCTTATAATATATATATTGACGACACACTAGATTCTGATTTGGATATTAATTCTTTAAGAATTTTATCTAGTAGTCATTATATGTACACAACATGGCCGGCTCCAAATGTTATTCGGTTTAATTTTGAAAATATTTTTCTTCCGGATAGTAGTATTGATTTAAATGGAAGTATGGGACACGTTGTTTATTCGATTGATCCAAAACCAGCATTACCTATAGGAACACAAATAACAAATAGTGCAGCAATATATTTTGATTATAATGCTCCGGTTATAACAAATTCTACATTAAATACTATTTCGATGCCAACACAGATTCAAATAACACCTGAATTACAAAGTACTTTTGATGTTTATCCAAACCCTGTTGTTAATGATGCAATAATTTTAATTAATAATACTGGAATATACTCAATAGAAGTAGTGAATATTACAGGAGAAATAATTAAAACTATATCTGATATTTCTTCAGGAGAAAGTTACATAAATCTTAAAGAATTAGGCTCAGGTATTTATCTTATCAGACTTGTTGATAACAATAATCAAACAACGGGATTAAAGAAGATTGTAGTGCAGTAA
- a CDS encoding polysaccharide biosynthesis protein: MELLRKNTPRWVVFLIDILICVFSVFLSYLLRFNFSIPYHELIPMFYYVLPIILVIRALSFLISRLYAGLVRYASTKDAERIFLVTLFGSVSFAGIDAITYYTFNHVFIIPFSIIILDFLITVFVLTFSRLLVKSLYFEYVNPNRKRSDIIIIGIDELAHTVKRAFDNDIEIKYRAVAFIDPSGKKSRNKFEGIDIYSYDKLAYLIEKYNITSVVFATTFTSSEIKNNITDICFSLNVNILTIPEASKWINGELSANQLKQIKIEDLLERDPIQLDKENIKSQILGKVVMVTGAAGSIGREMVIQLTKFKPKNIVLFDQAETPLNDLSLELEDLGFTDFKLIIGDLTNAGRINYIIERYKPTVIYHAGAYKHVPMMEKNPAEAVLTNVLGTKTLAFLAHVHKVERFVMISTDKAVNPTNVMGASKRVAEIYTQSLSTISETRFITTRFGNVLGSNGSVIPRFRAQIENGGPITVTHPEITRYFMTIPEACQLVLEAAAMGKGGEIFIFDMGKSVKIVDLAKKMIRLSGLIEDKDIKITFTGLRPGEKIYEELLNDKENTVPTYHPQIMIAKVRSYDYNDVNSKIEKLLESINTYDNYNVVAQMKEIVPEFISANSVYEKLDKK, encoded by the coding sequence ATGGAACTTTTAAGAAAAAACACACCTCGGTGGGTGGTCTTTTTAATTGATATTTTAATTTGTGTGTTTTCGGTTTTTCTTTCTTATTTATTAAGATTTAATTTTTCTATTCCATATCACGAATTAATACCGATGTTTTATTATGTTTTGCCGATAATTCTTGTGATAAGGGCGTTAAGTTTTTTGATAAGCAGATTATATGCAGGATTGGTAAGATATGCAAGTACAAAAGATGCAGAGAGAATATTTCTTGTTACTCTTTTTGGAAGTGTTTCTTTTGCCGGTATAGATGCTATAACATATTACACGTTTAATCATGTTTTTATTATTCCGTTCTCAATAATTATTTTAGATTTTTTGATAACAGTATTTGTTTTAACGTTTTCCAGATTGTTAGTAAAGTCGCTTTATTTTGAGTATGTTAATCCAAACAGAAAGAGGTCTGACATAATAATAATTGGAATTGATGAATTAGCTCACACTGTTAAGAGAGCTTTTGATAATGACATAGAAATTAAATACCGTGCAGTTGCCTTTATCGATCCTTCAGGTAAAAAGAGTAGAAATAAATTTGAAGGAATTGACATTTATTCTTATGATAAACTTGCTTATTTAATCGAGAAATATAATATAACCTCTGTTGTTTTTGCAACAACTTTTACATCATCGGAAATAAAAAACAACATTACTGATATTTGTTTTAGCTTAAATGTTAATATTCTTACTATTCCTGAAGCTTCAAAATGGATTAATGGTGAATTGAGTGCTAATCAGCTAAAACAAATTAAAATTGAAGATTTGTTAGAACGCGACCCTATTCAACTTGATAAAGAAAATATAAAATCGCAGATACTTGGAAAGGTTGTTATGGTAACAGGTGCAGCAGGGTCAATAGGTCGCGAAATGGTAATTCAGTTAACTAAGTTTAAACCTAAGAATATAGTTCTTTTTGATCAGGCAGAGACTCCGCTTAATGACTTATCGCTTGAATTAGAAGATTTAGGATTTACTGATTTTAAATTAATTATTGGCGACTTAACAAATGCAGGAAGGATAAACTATATAATTGAAAGGTATAAGCCAACTGTTATTTACCATGCTGGTGCATACAAGCATGTTCCAATGATGGAAAAAAATCCTGCAGAAGCTGTTTTAACCAATGTGTTAGGAACTAAAACTCTTGCATTTCTGGCACATGTGCATAAAGTTGAGAGATTTGTTATGATTTCAACTGACAAAGCTGTCAACCCTACTAATGTTATGGGTGCATCAAAAAGAGTTGCCGAAATATATACTCAATCATTATCTACAATTTCTGAAACCCGTTTTATAACAACACGCTTTGGTAATGTTTTGGGTTCAAATGGTTCGGTAATTCCGAGATTCAGAGCGCAAATTGAAAATGGTGGACCAATTACAGTTACACACCCTGAAATTACCCGTTATTTTATGACTATTCCCGAGGCCTGTCAGCTTGTTTTGGAGGCTGCAGCAATGGGCAAAGGTGGCGAGATTTTTATTTTCGATATGGGTAAATCTGTAAAAATTGTTGATCTTGCAAAAAAGATGATTCGTCTTTCGGGTTTGATTGAAGATAAAGACATTAAAATAACTTTTACAGGGTTAAGACCTGGAGAAAAAATATACGAAGAATTACTAAATGATAAAGAAAATACCGTTCCTACTTATCATCCTCAAATAATGATTGCAAAGGTTAGATCATATGATTATAATGATGTGAATAGTAAAATTGAGAAACTTCTGGAATCAATAAATACATATGATAATTACAATGTTGTTGCACAAATGAAGGAGATTGTACCGGAGTTTATAAGTGCAAATTCGGTTTACGAAAAACTGGATAAGAAGTAA